The following are from one region of the Hyphomicrobium album genome:
- the rplT gene encoding 50S ribosomal protein L20, which translates to MARVKRGVTAHAKHKKVLKAAKGYYGRRKNTIRVAKQAVEKAMQYQYRDRKAKKRTFRALWIQRINAAVREHGMTYGRFIDGLNKAGITIDRKVLADLAVTDAEGFKALAEQAAKAVEKAQKAAA; encoded by the coding sequence ATGGCACGCGTCAAGCGCGGCGTTACCGCCCATGCCAAGCACAAGAAAGTTCTGAAGGCTGCGAAGGGCTACTATGGCCGTCGCAAGAACACGATCCGCGTCGCGAAGCAGGCCGTCGAAAAGGCCATGCAGTACCAGTACCGCGATCGCAAGGCCAAGAAGCGCACGTTCCGCGCTCTCTGGATTCAGCGCATCAACGCCGCGGTGCGCGAGCACGGCATGACCTACGGCCGATTTATCGACGGTCTGAACAAGGCCGGGATCACCATCGACCGCAAGGTTCTGGCCGATCTCGCCGTCACCGACGCTGAGGGCTTCAAGGCGCTGGCCGAGCAGGCTGCCAAGGCCGTCGAGAAGGCGCAGAAGGCCGCCGCTTAA
- the infC gene encoding translation initiation factor IF-3 has protein sequence MRRPMRAAPEREPSGPRINDAIRAREVRLIDETGQNVGVVTHVDALERAVKAGLDLVEISPEADPPVCKILDYGKYKYQAQKKAAEARKHQKIVEIKEIKMRPAIDDHDYDVKMRSIKRFFEEGDKVKITLRFRGREMAHQQLGMEVLQRVKGDLEPIAKVESEPRLEGRQMVMVLAPR, from the coding sequence CAGGCCCCCGGATCAACGATGCGATCCGCGCCCGCGAAGTACGACTGATTGACGAGACCGGGCAGAACGTAGGCGTGGTGACCCACGTCGATGCACTCGAGCGGGCCGTCAAGGCCGGGCTCGACCTCGTAGAGATATCGCCCGAGGCTGACCCGCCCGTCTGCAAGATCCTCGACTACGGCAAATACAAGTATCAGGCGCAGAAGAAGGCGGCCGAAGCGCGCAAGCATCAGAAGATCGTCGAGATCAAAGAGATCAAGATGCGGCCCGCCATCGACGATCACGACTACGACGTGAAGATGCGCTCGATCAAAAGGTTCTTCGAGGAAGGCGACAAGGTGAAGATCACCCTGCGCTTCCGCGGCCGTGAGATGGCCCACCAGCAGCTCGGCATGGAAGTGCTGCAGCGGGTGAAGGGCGACCTCGAGCCGATCGCTAAGGTGGAATCCGAGCCGCGCCTGGAAGGCCGGCAGATGGTCATGGTTTTGGCACCGAGGTAA
- the rpmI gene encoding 50S ribosomal protein L35 — MPKMKTKSGAKKRFKMTGTGKVKAAAAGKRHGMIKRTAKFVRDARGTMVLNDSDAKIVKKYMPYAR; from the coding sequence ATGCCCAAGATGAAGACCAAGAGCGGCGCCAAAAAGCGCTTCAAGATGACGGGCACGGGCAAGGTGAAGGCCGCTGCGGCCGGCAAGCGTCACGGCATGATCAAGCGGACTGCGAAGTTCGTTCGCGATGCGCGCGGCACCATGGTGCTGAACGACTCCGACGCGAAGATCGTCAAGAAGTACATGCCCTACGCCCGCTGA